The region TACATGCAATCAGGCTGGCAGTTAGTACAAATAAAGTAAGTTGTCGAATCATGGTGATTTGGTTGAACGATTGGCTGTTAGGGGAAAGGGCGCACAATTGTACGCCCTTTCCAGAATCAGAGTTAGCTTAACGCTGCCCACTCATCAAAGCTAGCAAGAAGTTGGGTACGAGAAATCCAGCGTAAACCATCGTTGGCACCATCAACTGAGGAACCGCCATCGGTTGCCCAGGGATTGTAGATCTGGAAGCGATCTGTGGCGGCATTATAGCCAACCAGCGTGTAGCAGTGATTGCCGACGATGATACTTTCGGGGTTGCTGGGAGTACACAAAACTACCATGCGATCGTTATTGAATGCATTGATCATTTCATTCACAGAATCTGAGATGCGAATGAACAAAAAGTTAGTCGTCATCCCGTGCCGTGCGGCGTTAAGTCCAGTAATTTGCCGCAGTGCAACTTCTGCAAAGCCGCCATTAATTCCAGCGTTGTTATTAGAAACAGGGGTTGTAGATAGAGTGGTGCCATTATACGAATTGGTGTTGTCTTGCCCAATCCAACCGGATTCATTGAACTGAGCGTAGGCTTTCTCCAGCAATGCCACCCACAATTCATTATTGGGGTTGGAAAAATGACCACCACCCCAGCCAGCAAACACGGCTCTGCCATCAGCCCCAGTTGGCAGGAAGCGATCAACCGTCACATAATCTGCCACACCGTTGTTAAACATGCGGACCGTCCAGCTATCTATAATGCCATCGCCATTGTCATCATTGTGGCTAACGAACATATTTTGAATAGTGGTGGGGGAATCAAACGCGACTGCACCGAGGGCTGCCAGGAAATAACAATCACCCAGATTATTTTGCTGCACATCACGGAAGCTAATGCCGCCCTGGAACAGGTTACCAGTCACGGATTGGTAGGTGTAGGTGGTGGTGCGATCGTAGGAGATGGCAACAGGGCGATCGTTCCCTAGGAACCATTTACCGATCAGTCTTTCCAACTGAGTTCCGGTACTGCCTGCTGCCAGGTTACCAATTCCAGACCGGGCATTTGCTGGATCGCTGTTGATGATCTTATTGGAAAGCACGCGCACGTACTCCGGCATCATGTAATTGAGGCTGTTGAGCACGGTTCGTAAATCTGTCAACTCGGTGGCACTGACGGTGTTACCATCTTTGACATCGCGCAGAATGTTGATCATATCCATACGGCTGAGTTGCCCATCGGCGGCAAAACTGCGAGTCAGGTCTTGAATCCCAGCATCCTTCAGGTTCAGTGTGTACCAGTCACCAGTATTCACGGTGAACCACATACGGGCGCGATCGCCGCTGTTGCCTGCAATCGTTAACAGTTGCCCCCTTGAACCGCTTACATCTCCGGTAATTGCTCCGGTAACCACATCAAAGGTAATGTTAAGGTTTTGTCCAGCACCGGGGTTAATATCAATGCGATCATCTGCACCAGCCAATCCACCATCGCTATCCCACATTTCCACCTCAATCGAAACGTAACGGCTGTTCACCGATCGGGTAAAATTCCAGTTGGGAAATGCATTGTTGTTATTGCTCACAACTTCTGATGTCAAAGTCGTGCCATTGATCCGCACACGGCTGTAAAAATCAGCATCATCCCCAAACCAGCCAGAATCAGGATTATTCAATGCCTGCACCTGACTAATGTTGAGGTTAACTTGAGGTGCGGTTTCAGTTAACTTCAGGCTGTACCCTGTATCGCCGCTGAAGCGATAAACCTGCACAAAGTAACTGCCCACATCCAGGTTCCGATTAATTGCCTCATTCCAGTTAGAGCCATGGGTAGAACGAGCAATGATTTCGTTATCTTGCACGATGCCGTCATTATTCAGATCCTGAATCAACCGCACATCGGCATTATTACTCAAGCCAGTTAAGGCAATACCAACATTGCGGACAGTATTCAAACTAAAGCGGTATATATCTGAAGTATCGGTGCTGCTGATACCGTTACGGCGGGCAAGAGTTTCACCTTCGCTGTAAGAGGGATTGGTGAAGGTTTGCGTTCCAGACAATACCCCCACATTCATTTCAGTTGCTAACAGGTTACTGGTGCTGTTTGGAGAAAGACGCAGGGTGTAGTTCGTATCACCAGAATAGCGACTGACCTGTACAAAATATTCGCCGGAAGTAAGTCCATGCAGATTGATAGATTCATCATTGCTACCTCCTCGATTCGAGTAAGCAATAATTTCATTACTATCCACCACTCCATTACCATTCAAGTCTCGTAACAGTTGTAGATCGGCATCGCTAGAGAGTCCAGTAAGAGTCAAATTTAAGCTACTGCCAGCCAGATTGAGGCGATAGAAGTCAACCGTATCACTACTGCCAACAAAACCATTACGGGTGATGGTTCCGGTTAAACTTCCTAAGTTGTTTGCAGTAGCAAGGGTATTGTCAGTAATCAGAATGGGGGTACGAATAATCGGGGCTAGAACAAGATTGTTGGTGAGAGAAGTTGCATCGATGCTGGAAATGTTGCCATATCCGGCGCTAGAGGCTGCAGACATTTTGCCTTGCACCGGATCAACTAATCCATAAGCAGCAGATGCAAAAGTATTCGATGTATCAGGAAGCAGGACGGTGGATGCGGAGCCTGTGTTGAAAAGATTGAAGCGCTCTTGAGAAGAAGGCTCTAGAAACATAGAAGAACTCTCCTGGGGCTAACGGTGTGTAAAGCAAAACCTTGACACAATCAACGTTTGAAGTGGTGAGTTTAGCTCTGCATACCTATACGCCCAGCAGGAAAAGTTTATGCAAGGAGGAAAGGTAATTAATGGGGAATAGGGAATGGGGGATTAGGAGACGGGTTAAAAAAATTGCAGGCGAATAGAGAAGACAACGCCGCTATCTTGAAGGGTGTTGCCCTGGCGATCATAGGAGACGAGAGGAATGCCCCAATCTAAGCGAGCAAGGAGGGTGTTGCCAATCTGCCAGCGTAGCCCTAAGCCAGTGCTTGCTAACAGTTGAGGGCTGCGAATTTCGTCAGCGTTATTCCAGACTTTGCCTACATCGATGAAGGGGGCGAGTTGCACAATGCCAATGCCATCTTCTTGTTGCAGGATGGGGAAGCGAATTTCCAAATTACCCACGATTCCATTGTCGGCAACTCGATAGTTTTGCCGGAAGCCGCGTACAGTGTCAATTCCGCCTAGGCTGAATTGTTCGAGGGGTAATAGGGAATCGGGGGTGAGTTGGGCAGCAATCCGAGCGATCGCAGTGATGTCCTGGTTTATTGCCTGCACCCACTGAAACTGTCCGACCCAGCTAAAGAAGATGCCATCAATTCCGGCTTCGTTTTGCGTAGCACCCAAAATGGGGAGGCCAAAGCTAAGTTGCGATCGCGCTGCCAGCACCCGGTTACTGCCCCGGTTTATCCAATCCTGGGTGAAGCGCAATACTCGGACTTTCGCTTCTCCTTGCTCAGAACCGGGCGAGAAAGAGAAAGGAAGATCGTTAAACAAAAATGATTGGCTGCGGCGAAAGTCCATGAGCAGTCCCAGTGCAAATTCATGGGTAGAGGTGCGCATCAATGGCTGCCGAAAGCCAAATGACACAGTTTCGCTGTTGCTGTTGATATCTAGTATGGAAAAGGGTTCTTCTACAATCTGGCTGCGGGTGCGCTCATACCGCACATTCCAGGTGCCATCACGGGAATTCAGCGGGATAGCATATGCCAGTTCCAACTCAGTGATGCCAGAAGTGAGTCCCAGTTCTGCTGAGAAGCGATCGCCCAAGCCCAGCAAATTATCATGCCCCACAATCAGTGAGCCGCGAACGGAACCGACGCTAGGAGGGTCACGATTTTCCAGCAGTGCCGCCGCCCGAAATGCTTTTGCTTCTTGTAAATTCACCACCAGCACGCTACGTCCAGGAGCAGTTCCGGCTCGTAGTTCTGCCCGAACTGAACTCAACAAGGGATTGATCTGCAACAACTGAAGTGCAGACTCGATTTCGCGCAGATTGAGTGGAGTTTTTGCTGCCCGTTCCAGTCTGCGGCGCACATAGCGATCGCGCAACCGTTGTAAGCCTCTAATTTCTAAACGCTCTAACTCTCCTTCCACAACCTGAATTTTGATCGTCCCGGTTGCCAGATCATCCTGAGGTGGCAGGAAAGCACCAGAGGTGATGTAACCGCGATCACTATACAACTTGGTGATGGCAGAACGAATTTCCAGCAATTGTTCAAAGGTCAGGTGGCGTTTTTCAAACGGACGCACAACTGAGGCTAATTCTTCTTCAGAAAAAATTTTACTACCCTGCACCAACACTCGATCCACATAGACGGTTGCGGCTGGCATAGGTATGGATTCGGGTGCAGGCGGCGTGGAACTGGGAGGAATTTGCAGAGGAGACGGGGGGAGCGGGGTTGGTGTAATTTCTGGAAATGGTTCTAAATCAGGACGAGGCGGTAAGAGGGGATTAGTCACTGGGCGCTCTTGCGATGCAGGGGCTTGGGAAGGAGCAGGAGTTTGAGCGATCGCTGCCGCACCCAACTCAAACCAGAGGACGCAAATAGTCAATAATTGCAACGTTTTCTTCATGCTTTACAAAATCACACGCAATCCACAGCAAGACTTTCTTGACATTTTTATGAGCAAAATCCTCCCCTGATGCCAGCAGGCTACACGAATACAGTTCACTCCCGCAAGTTGTGCCTCGTTACCGAATCAACGCTGAACATGCATAAACTTGGACACAGTTGCGACCCACAACACTAACCAGGATTGGGATTGCCTGTTTCAGGAAACAGATTACCGAGTTACTGCTGTGGCAATTTACTGTGTTGCCGTTCATTGTGGCAAGCTATTAAATCAGGATCACCCATCCTGATTTAATTTTCCTGTCTAGTTTGAGATAGCTGTATGAAAGATAAATTTGTCCAGTGGTTAAATTGGGCATTGATGATGGATGTATTTTTTGTTCTGTTGTGCTTTGCCTGGTTTGCGATCGCCGTCGTGGGGCATAGTGCAGGTGTTGCCCTTGGTCTAGATCTCTGGTACTCCCTCTGGACTCCTGTGATGCAACCCGCGATCGGGATTCTTATGGCAGGCGCAATCCTCAGCGGCATCACCAGTTGGGTCAGCAAACGCCTGAACCGAGAAAGCAAGGGGATTTGAGATGGCAGAGACACTCCTCCTCATCTCCTCATCTCCCTTTCAACCCTGCTTCAACACCTCTTCCAGGGCAAACTTAACGGTTGGATACTGATACTGAAACCCCGCTTCCTGAGTCTGTTTCGGCAACACCCGCTGTCCTTCTAAGACAACCTGAGCACCATCTCCCAACAACACTTCTAGCGCGAACGCCGGAACTGGCAACCAGGAGGGACGATGCAACACCTCTCCCATGGTTTGGCAAAATTCCCCCATGCGAACGGGATTAGGGGCTGTAGCATTAAAGGTTCCTGCCATTTGAGGATGAGTCAGGGCATAGAGAATCAGATTGACCAGGTCATCCCGATGAATCCAGGAGAACCATTGCTTGCCTGTGCCGATGGGTCCACCTGCAAACAACTTGAAGGGAGTGATCATTTTGGCGATCGCACCGCCCATGCCCAGTACAATCCCAATCCGCACAATTACCAGTCGCACGCCCGCATCCTTCACTTTCTGTGCTTCTGCTTCCCAGGCTTGGCAGACTTCCGCTAAAAAGCCGCTACCTGCACTGCTTTCTTCATCGAAGGTTGCCGTTTCGCTGGTGCCGTAATACCCGATCGCCGATGCACTCACCAACACTTGCGGTTTGGGATCAGCTTGCAGAATGCCCTCTACCAGTTTTTGAGTACCAATCTGACGGCTTTCAAAAATACTCTGTTTCCGCTCTGCTGTCCACCGTTCAGAAATGGGTTCTCCTGC is a window of Leptolyngbyaceae cyanobacterium JSC-12 DNA encoding:
- a CDS encoding Calpain family cysteine protease,pre-peptidase C family protein (IMG reference gene:2510095795~PFAM: Bacterial pre-peptidase C-terminal domain; Calpain family cysteine protease), whose amino-acid sequence is MFLEPSSQERFNLFNTGSASTVLLPDTSNTFASAAYGLVDPVQGKMSAASSAGYGNISSIDATSLTNNLVLAPIIRTPILITDNTLATANNLGSLTGTITRNGFVGSSDTVDFYRLNLAGSSLNLTLTGLSSDADLQLLRDLNGNGVVDSNEIIAYSNRGGSNDESINLHGLTSGEYFVQVSRYSGDTNYTLRLSPNSTSNLLATEMNVGVLSGTQTFTNPSYSEGETLARRNGISSTDTSDIYRFSLNTVRNVGIALTGLSNNADVRLIQDLNNDGIVQDNEIIARSTHGSNWNEAINRNLDVGSYFVQVYRFSGDTGYSLKLTETAPQVNLNISQVQALNNPDSGWFGDDADFYSRVRINGTTLTSEVVSNNNNAFPNWNFTRSVNSRYVSIEVEMWDSDGGLAGADDRIDINPGAGQNLNITFDVVTGAITGDVSGSRGQLLTIAGNSGDRARMWFTVNTGDWYTLNLKDAGIQDLTRSFAADGQLSRMDMINILRDVKDGNTVSATELTDLRTVLNSLNYMMPEYVRVLSNKIINSDPANARSGIGNLAAGSTGTQLERLIGKWFLGNDRPVAISYDRTTTYTYQSVTGNLFQGGISFRDVQQNNLGDCYFLAALGAVAFDSPTTIQNMFVSHNDDNGDGIIDSWTVRMFNNGVADYVTVDRFLPTGADGRAVFAGWGGGHFSNPNNELWVALLEKAYAQFNESGWIGQDNTNSYNGTTLSTTPVSNNNAGINGGFAEVALRQITGLNAARHGMTTNFLFIRISDSVNEMINAFNNDRMVVLCTPSNPESIIVGNHCYTLVGYNAATDRFQIYNPWATDGGSSVDGANDGLRWISRTQLLASFDEWAALS
- a CDS encoding hemolysin activation/secretion protein (IMG reference gene:2510095796~PFAM: POTRA domain, ShlB-type; Surface antigen), which encodes MKKTLQLLTICVLWFELGAAAIAQTPAPSQAPASQERPVTNPLLPPRPDLEPFPEITPTPLPPSPLQIPPSSTPPAPESIPMPAATVYVDRVLVQGSKIFSEEELASVVRPFEKRHLTFEQLLEIRSAITKLYSDRGYITSGAFLPPQDDLATGTIKIQVVEGELERLEIRGLQRLRDRYVRRRLERAAKTPLNLREIESALQLLQINPLLSSVRAELRAGTAPGRSVLVVNLQEAKAFRAAALLENRDPPSVGSVRGSLIVGHDNLLGLGDRFSAELGLTSGITELELAYAIPLNSRDGTWNVRYERTRSQIVEEPFSILDINSNSETVSFGFRQPLMRTSTHEFALGLLMDFRRSQSFLFNDLPFSFSPGSEQGEAKVRVLRFTQDWINRGSNRVLAARSQLSFGLPILGATQNEAGIDGIFFSWVGQFQWVQAINQDITAIARIAAQLTPDSLLPLEQFSLGGIDTVRGFRQNYRVADNGIVGNLEIRFPILQQEDGIGIVQLAPFIDVGKVWNNADEIRSPQLLASTGLGLRWQIGNTLLARLDWGIPLVSYDRQGNTLQDSGVVFSIRLQFF
- a CDS encoding hypothetical protein (IMG reference gene:2510095797) produces the protein MKDKFVQWLNWALMMDVFFVLLCFAWFAIAVVGHSAGVALGLDLWYSLWTPVMQPAIGILMAGAILSGITSWVSKRLNRESKGI
- a CDS encoding TIGR01777 family protein (IMG reference gene:2510095798~PFAM: NAD dependent epimerase/dehydratase family; Domain of unknown function (DUF1731)~TIGRFAM: TIGR01777 family protein); translated protein: MKVAITGATGFVGSRLVERLQAEGHEVLVLVRNLERATKLFPKSAFPRVEIQSYTPLQSGDWQKSLAGCDGVVNLAGEPISERWTAERKQSIFESRQIGTQKLVEGILQADPKPQVLVSASAIGYYGTSETATFDEESSAGSGFLAEVCQAWEAEAQKVKDAGVRLVIVRIGIVLGMGGAIAKMITPFKLFAGGPIGTGKQWFSWIHRDDLVNLILYALTHPQMAGTFNATAPNPVRMGEFCQTMGEVLHRPSWLPVPAFALEVLLGDGAQVVLEGQRVLPKQTQEAGFQYQYPTVKFALEEVLKQG